DNA from Blastocatellia bacterium:
TCTTCATCGAAGTCGAAGGAAGCGCATCTGAACTGGAGACCTTCCTTCTCCGCATCGAGCGAGAGAAGCCGCCGCGCTCGTTCATTCAGAGCCTGGAATATTCGTTCCTCGATCCCGTCGGTTACACGACGTTTGACATTCGCCACAGCGATGAGTCGGGAGAGAAAACGGCGCTCGTGTTGCCTGACATCGCTACCTGCTCG
Protein-coding regions in this window:
- a CDS encoding acylphosphatase; protein product: MTKRLRISIRGAVQGVGFRPFVYRLATEMGLPGWVLNSVQGVFIEVEGSASELETFLLRIEREKPPRSFIQSLEYSFLDPVGYTTFDIRHSDESGEKTALVLPDIATCS